The Scyliorhinus torazame isolate Kashiwa2021f chromosome 17, sScyTor2.1, whole genome shotgun sequence genome includes a window with the following:
- the prelp gene encoding prolargin, whose product MTHFGYILSICLILSTVVHCQRRQPKPKAPKPSKPPKLPKPPKPPKPPKPGKAMVSDPTEPSHVTTLPPPLPPGPMSVFPDCPRECKCPPDYPNALYCDSRNLRIVPIIPPRIHYLYLQNNFIEGLPERAFRNATEIKWINLDNNRISNQKVDKEVFTILNKLLFLYMDRNKLNGVPPNLPSSLEQLRLSRNQISKIPSGSFSKMENLTLLDLHHNKLSDSVFNKNTFKGLKSLMQLNLAHNSLKKMPPIVPQHIFQLFLDKNQIKEIPNNYFKGLHHLAFLRLNFNQLTDQGIPNGLFNVSTLLDLHLSNNKLNSIPMFNTKLEHLYLSHNHIEKINGTEICPWTLDNIALHAHDFEMIPRLRYLRLDGNALAPPIPMDIRMCFRLLQAIVV is encoded by the exons ATGACCCATTTCGGATACATACTTTCCATCTGTCTTATTCTGAGCACAGTTGTCCATTGTCAGCGTCGTCAACCGAAACCCAAGGCCCCGAAGCCCTCCAAGCCACCCAAGCTACCCAAACCCCccaaaccacccaaacccccaaAGCCTGGGAAAGCCATGGTCAGCGACCCTACAGAGCCAAGTCATGTTACAAcgctccccccacctctcccaccaGGCCCAATGTCAGTGTTCCCGGATTGCCCAAGAGAGTGTAAATGCCCTCCTGACTACCCCAACGCCCTCTACTGTGACAGCCGCAATCTAAGAATTGTCCCGATCATTCCACCGAGGATCCACTATCTCTATCTCCAGAACAACTTCATAGAAGGCCTTCCTGAACGGGCTTTCAGGAATGCCACTGAAATCAAATGGATCAATTTGGACAACAACAGGATTTCCAACCAAAAAGTCGATAAGGAGGTTTTTACCATTCTAAACAAACTTCTCTTCTTGTACATGGATAGAAACAAGTTGAATGGAGTTCCCCCAAATCTTCCATCCAGCCTAGAGCAACTCCGACTGTCTCGGAATCAGATTTCCAAAATCCCATCGGGCAGCTTCAGCAAGATGGAGAACCTCACTTTGCTCGACCTGCACCATAACAAGCTATCTGACAGCGtcttcaacaaaaatacattcaaAGGCCTcaaaagcctaatgcagctcaatttGGCTCACAATTCCTTGAAGAAAATGCCTCCAATTGTCCCTCAGCATATCTTCCAACTCTTCTTGGATAAGAATCAAATCAAGGAAATTCCTAATAACTATTTCAAGGGTTTACACCATTTGGCCTTTTTAAGGCTGAATTTCAACCAGCTGACAGACCAAGGGATCCCCAACGGTCTTTTTAATGTATCAACTCTCCTGGACCTCCACCTGTCCAACAACAAACTCAATTCTATACCGATGTTTAATACAAAGTTGGAACACCTGTACCTCAGCCACAACCACATTGAAA AGATCAATGGAACTGAAATCTGCCCATGGACCCTCGATAATATTGCTTTACATGCCCATGACTTTGAAATGATACCACGCCTTCGATATCTACGATTGGACGGGAACGCGCTGGCGCCCCCAATACCAATGGACATAAGAATGTGTTTTAGACTTCTGCAGGCGATAGTGGTATGA